In a single window of the Limnochorda sp. L945t genome:
- a CDS encoding LCP family protein, protein MIDRPDLYLSHDLRTRQARPGRRRRRLWWLLGAGFLSLVVSVLVTFFRGPGWLAGMVESPLRSGLASDGYLSAVVVGTDDRAHDPGRTDTIMVVSFSLRDGKLGIVSIPRDTRVRLPGGSYNKVNMVFTAYGPRTLMRTLSDLLGVPVDGYVRVDFQTFEHVIDTLGGVEVDVPRRMHYVDRAQGLVIDLQPGRQRLNGKQALEFVRYRADGLGDISYDPGTGQYYGRIERQQQFIRALASTVLQPRTLARLPRLVRQAYGMVETDLSMDLALAASSWLMRHRRLQIETSVLPGMPGTVAGASYWLPDRDRARQVASEVLQPPGAELGPVAVLNANGVGGSAARVAQLLEARGIRVARVENAKRFGLDTTRVVVLDPAAGDLADRIATLLSSRGPEQEGPLVRPWLGSRPAEPVVVLVGRDLAERPVVDRPGLPAGGERAGSRDTRTAGRPRG, encoded by the coding sequence CGGGGTTCTTGAGCCTCGTCGTCTCCGTGCTGGTCACCTTCTTCCGGGGGCCGGGCTGGCTGGCCGGTATGGTGGAAAGCCCGTTGCGCTCGGGGCTGGCCTCGGACGGTTACCTGTCGGCCGTCGTGGTCGGCACCGACGACCGGGCTCACGATCCGGGCAGGACCGACACCATCATGGTGGTCAGCTTCAGCCTGCGGGACGGGAAACTCGGCATCGTCTCCATCCCCAGGGACACCCGGGTGCGGCTGCCCGGCGGCTCTTACAACAAGGTCAACATGGTGTTCACGGCCTACGGGCCGCGCACCCTCATGCGGACGCTGTCCGACCTCCTGGGCGTGCCCGTCGACGGATACGTGCGGGTGGACTTCCAGACCTTCGAGCACGTGATCGACACGCTGGGCGGGGTGGAGGTCGACGTGCCCCGCCGCATGCACTACGTGGACCGGGCGCAGGGGCTCGTCATCGACCTGCAGCCCGGGCGCCAGCGCCTCAACGGCAAGCAGGCGCTGGAGTTCGTGCGCTACCGGGCCGATGGGCTCGGCGACATCTCGTACGATCCGGGCACCGGGCAGTACTACGGGCGGATCGAGCGGCAACAGCAGTTCATCCGGGCGCTTGCCAGCACGGTGCTCCAGCCCCGTACCCTGGCGCGCTTGCCGCGGCTGGTGCGCCAGGCGTACGGCATGGTCGAGACCGATCTTTCCATGGATCTGGCTCTTGCCGCATCCTCGTGGCTGATGCGTCACCGCCGGCTGCAAATCGAAACGTCGGTGCTGCCGGGGATGCCGGGTACCGTCGCCGGCGCCAGCTACTGGCTGCCTGACCGCGACCGTGCCCGGCAGGTGGCGAGCGAGGTGCTCCAGCCGCCGGGCGCAGAGCTCGGGCCCGTCGCCGTGCTCAACGCCAACGGCGTGGGGGGTTCGGCGGCGAGGGTCGCCCAGCTGCTCGAGGCGCGGGGGATCCGCGTGGCGCGCGTCGAAAACGCGAAGCGCTTCGGGTTGGATACCACCCGGGTGGTGGTGCTGGACCCCGCGGCCGGAGACCTCGCGGATCGCATCGCCACGCTGTTGAGCTCCCGGGGTCCGGAACAGGAAGGCCCGCTGGTGCGGCCGTGGCTCGGCAGCCGCCCCGCAGAGCCGGTGGTGGTCTTGGTGGGGCGGGATCTGGCCGAGAGGCCGGTCGTCGACCGTCCGGGCCTGCCGGCAGGAGGTGAACGCGCTGGGAGCCGAGACACTCGCACGGCTGGCCGCCCTCGCGGCTGA
- the rsfS gene encoding ribosome silencing factor: protein MNALGAETLARLAALAADERKAKDTIILDLRELSPVADFFVLTSGESTPQVRAIADYVERKLDEAGAPVPRREGANGARWILLDYGAVVVHVFHHADREFYRLEALWDKAPQISVGP, encoded by the coding sequence GTGAACGCGCTGGGAGCCGAGACACTCGCACGGCTGGCCGCCCTCGCGGCTGACGAACGCAAGGCCAAGGATACCATCATCCTCGACCTGCGCGAGCTCAGTCCGGTGGCCGATTTCTTCGTGTTGACCAGCGGCGAGTCGACCCCCCAGGTACGGGCCATCGCCGACTACGTGGAGCGCAAGCTCGACGAGGCAGGGGCCCCCGTTCCCCGGAGAGAAGGCGCGAACGGCGCGCGCTGGATTCTCCTGGACTACGGTGCGGTGGTCGTTCACGTCTTTCACCACGCCGACCGGGAATTCTACCGGCTCGAAGCGCTGTGGGACAAGGCGCCGCAGATCAGCGTGGGGCCGTAG
- the leuS gene encoding leucine--tRNA ligase → MATTQIRREVAGSGAQEYDPRSIEPYWQKRWESRRQYEATGAGDRPKYYALGMFPYPSGRLHMGHLRNYTLVDVVARFTRMRGYHVLNPMGWDAFGLPAENAAIKHGQHPADWTYANIAVMRDQLKRLGISYDWSRELATSDPEYYRWTQWLFLLMYRKGLAYRADARVNWCPRCQTVLANEQVVDGECWRCGTKVEQRRLRQWFFRITAYADRLLDDLDALKDWPERVKVMQRNWIGRSEGAEVHFRVQETGDDLPVFTTRPDTLFGVTYLVLSAQHPLAGRLVAGTAYEDEVRHMAEGMALREQELAETEKVGVPTPAHAVHPLTGEPVPIWIGNYVVMEYGTGAVMGVPAHDERDFEFARKYGLPIRVVIQGPGVPLDGSQLQAAYVEPGVMVHSGPFDGLPSEEGKRAIVRELERRGAGRATVQYRLRDWLISRQRYWGVPIPIVYCDRCGEQPVPESELPVMLPREVDFAPEGRAPLATSEAFVEATCPRCGGRARRETDTMDTFVDSSWYFLRFCSPREQQAPFDREAVRYWMPVDQYIGGIEHAVLHLLYSRFFTKVLYDEGWVPTPEPFARLFTQGMVTLGGAAMSKSRGNVVDPDEVVGRYGADTARLFILFAAPPERDLEWSTSGVEGALRFLQRFWRLVQEYAAPDGLLSGSGESEDGRPLGPDERALRRAVHQAVRKVTEDCSERFAFNTAIAALMEAVNAFYRYKERPQATPHPKVVRESLELLTLCMAPFVPHLAEESWARLGHGESVHEQPWPAYDPKALEVDRITVAVQVNGKVRDRIEVAADADEQALREAALASERVRKETAGRAIRQVIVVPGKLVSVVTERG, encoded by the coding sequence ATGGCGACGACGCAGATCCGGCGCGAAGTGGCCGGAAGCGGGGCTCAGGAGTACGACCCGAGGTCCATCGAGCCTTACTGGCAGAAGCGCTGGGAAAGCCGGCGCCAGTACGAGGCGACCGGGGCAGGGGATCGACCCAAGTACTACGCCCTGGGCATGTTTCCTTACCCCTCGGGCCGGCTCCACATGGGGCACCTGCGTAATTACACCCTGGTGGACGTGGTGGCCCGCTTCACCCGGATGAGGGGGTACCACGTCCTCAACCCTATGGGTTGGGACGCCTTCGGCCTGCCCGCAGAGAACGCCGCCATCAAGCATGGGCAGCACCCGGCCGACTGGACGTACGCCAACATCGCGGTGATGCGCGACCAGCTCAAGCGCCTCGGGATCAGCTACGACTGGAGCCGAGAGCTGGCCACGTCCGACCCCGAGTACTACCGGTGGACCCAGTGGCTGTTCTTGCTGATGTACCGCAAGGGGCTCGCCTACCGGGCGGATGCCCGGGTCAACTGGTGCCCGCGCTGCCAGACGGTCCTGGCCAACGAGCAGGTGGTCGATGGGGAGTGCTGGCGCTGCGGCACCAAGGTGGAGCAGCGGCGCCTGCGCCAGTGGTTTTTCCGGATCACGGCGTACGCCGATCGGCTGCTCGACGACCTCGACGCCCTGAAGGATTGGCCCGAGCGGGTCAAGGTGATGCAGCGCAACTGGATCGGCCGCAGCGAGGGGGCCGAGGTCCACTTCCGGGTGCAGGAGACGGGCGACGACCTCCCGGTCTTCACGACCCGGCCGGATACGCTGTTCGGTGTCACGTACCTGGTGCTGTCGGCGCAGCACCCGTTGGCGGGTCGGCTCGTGGCCGGCACGGCCTATGAGGACGAAGTGCGCCACATGGCCGAAGGTATGGCCCTGCGGGAGCAGGAGCTGGCCGAGACGGAGAAGGTAGGCGTACCCACGCCGGCCCACGCCGTCCATCCGCTCACCGGCGAGCCGGTGCCCATCTGGATCGGCAACTACGTGGTCATGGAGTACGGCACCGGTGCCGTCATGGGCGTACCGGCCCATGACGAGCGCGACTTCGAGTTCGCCCGCAAGTACGGGCTGCCCATACGGGTGGTGATCCAGGGGCCCGGCGTGCCGTTGGACGGTTCGCAGCTCCAGGCGGCCTACGTGGAGCCCGGTGTGATGGTTCACTCGGGGCCCTTCGACGGGCTGCCGAGCGAGGAGGGCAAGCGGGCCATCGTCCGGGAGCTGGAGCGCAGGGGTGCGGGCAGAGCCACCGTCCAGTACCGGCTGCGCGACTGGCTCATCAGCCGCCAGCGCTACTGGGGGGTGCCCATCCCCATCGTTTACTGCGACAGGTGCGGGGAGCAGCCGGTGCCCGAGTCCGAGTTGCCGGTGATGTTGCCCCGGGAGGTGGACTTCGCCCCGGAGGGCCGGGCGCCCCTGGCCACGTCGGAGGCGTTCGTCGAGGCCACCTGCCCGCGCTGCGGCGGGCGGGCGCGCCGGGAGACGGATACCATGGACACGTTCGTGGACTCGTCCTGGTATTTCCTGCGCTTCTGCTCGCCGAGGGAGCAGCAGGCGCCCTTCGACCGGGAGGCAGTCCGCTACTGGATGCCCGTTGACCAGTACATCGGCGGGATCGAGCACGCGGTGCTGCACCTGTTGTACTCCCGATTCTTCACCAAGGTGCTTTACGACGAGGGGTGGGTGCCGACTCCGGAGCCCTTTGCCCGGTTGTTCACCCAGGGCATGGTGACGTTGGGCGGGGCCGCCATGAGCAAGTCTCGGGGCAATGTGGTGGACCCGGACGAGGTCGTGGGGCGTTACGGCGCCGACACGGCGCGCCTTTTCATCCTGTTCGCGGCGCCGCCGGAGCGGGACCTGGAGTGGAGCACCTCGGGCGTCGAGGGTGCGCTGCGGTTCTTGCAGCGTTTCTGGAGGCTGGTGCAGGAGTACGCGGCGCCGGACGGGTTGCTGTCGGGAAGCGGGGAGAGCGAAGACGGCAGGCCGCTGGGGCCCGACGAACGGGCGCTGCGGCGAGCGGTGCACCAGGCCGTGCGCAAGGTGACGGAGGACTGTTCGGAGCGCTTCGCGTTCAACACGGCCATCGCCGCCCTGATGGAGGCCGTCAACGCGTTCTACCGGTACAAGGAGCGCCCGCAGGCCACGCCGCACCCGAAGGTGGTCCGGGAGTCTCTGGAGCTGTTGACGCTGTGCATGGCGCCGTTCGTCCCTCACCTGGCCGAGGAGTCGTGGGCGCGGCTCGGCCACGGCGAGAGCGTGCACGAGCAGCCGTGGCCGGCGTACGACCCCAAGGCCCTGGAGGTGGACCGGATCACGGTCGCCGTTCAGGTCAACGGCAAGGTCCGCGACCGCATCGAGGTGGCTGCCGATGCCGACGAGCAAGCGCTACGGGAGGCGGCACTGGCCTCCGAGCGGGTGCGCAAGGAGACGGCCGGGCGCGCCATCCGGCAGGTGATCGTCGTGCCCGGCAAGCTGGTGAGCGTCGTGACCGAGCGGGGCTGA
- a CDS encoding SDH family Clp fold serine proteinase has product MNFVLQWFWIAILVLSLWPLLRQQQVERMRLRLMRRIQAARGSRLITLIHRQEAWGLLGLIGRRFITIEDSEKVLRAIRTTPPDVPIDLILHTPGGLVLAAEQIAQALRRHPARVSVYVPHYAMSGGTLVALAADEIWMDENAVLGPVDPQLGQWPAASIVRAVEQKDRNRVDDETLIMADLARKALQQVRDFVQELLRDHLDEARAAEVADRLTQGHWTHDYPLECRRLQEWGLPVRCGLPPEMYALMDLYPQAPERRPSVQYVPLPAPAGRLRLRGAPGADDDR; this is encoded by the coding sequence ATGAACTTCGTGCTCCAGTGGTTCTGGATCGCTATCCTCGTCCTCTCCTTGTGGCCGCTGCTGCGCCAGCAGCAGGTGGAAAGGATGCGGCTGCGGCTCATGCGCCGTATCCAGGCCGCCCGGGGGAGCCGCCTCATCACCCTCATCCACCGCCAGGAAGCGTGGGGGCTCTTGGGGCTGATCGGGCGGAGGTTCATCACGATCGAGGACTCGGAGAAAGTGCTGCGGGCCATTCGCACCACCCCGCCGGACGTGCCGATCGACCTCATCCTGCATACCCCCGGCGGGCTGGTACTGGCGGCCGAACAGATCGCCCAGGCGCTGCGCCGCCACCCGGCGAGGGTGAGCGTCTACGTGCCCCACTACGCCATGTCCGGGGGAACGCTGGTGGCCCTGGCGGCCGACGAGATCTGGATGGACGAGAACGCCGTGCTGGGGCCGGTCGACCCTCAACTGGGGCAGTGGCCGGCGGCCTCGATCGTGCGGGCCGTAGAACAAAAGGACCGCAACCGCGTCGACGACGAGACGCTGATCATGGCGGATCTGGCCCGCAAGGCGCTGCAGCAGGTGCGCGACTTCGTCCAGGAGCTCTTGCGGGATCATCTCGATGAGGCCCGGGCCGCCGAGGTGGCCGACCGGCTGACCCAGGGCCACTGGACGCACGACTACCCGCTGGAGTGCCGGAGACTCCAGGAGTGGGGCCTGCCGGTGCGGTGCGGGTTGCCGCCCGAGATGTACGCCCTCATGGACCTCTACCCGCAGGCTCCCGAGCGCCGGCCCTCGGTGCAGTACGTACCGCTGCCCGCACCTGCAGGGAGGCTTCGGCTACGGGGCGCACCCGGGGCGGACGACGACCGGTGA
- a CDS encoding ComEA family DNA-binding protein, which produces MTPRRWLRLGLRVKRAGRVAAGRHLALVAAAAALFATGYRLGTDLGPPVVLRPVSVAASQAGQEESRAGEPSREGAVLAAEREPGESAPAATCHLPPGHPPVPGAVEAARGAPVTPTGARQAPGRGPGSPASRGGTVDINTASPEELDELPGIGPALAERIVRFRTEHGPFRSVDDLVEVPGIGPKTLERLAGRIVAGKP; this is translated from the coding sequence ATGACGCCTCGCAGGTGGCTGCGCCTGGGATTGCGCGTGAAGCGGGCCGGCCGGGTGGCCGCCGGGCGGCACCTGGCCCTGGTCGCAGCGGCCGCCGCGCTCTTTGCCACGGGATACCGGCTGGGTACCGACCTGGGCCCGCCCGTCGTGTTACGGCCCGTGAGCGTGGCCGCCTCGCAGGCCGGGCAGGAGGAGTCCCGGGCGGGCGAGCCGTCCCGGGAGGGGGCAGTGCTGGCAGCCGAACGGGAGCCCGGGGAGAGCGCCCCGGCCGCTACCTGCCATCTTCCTCCGGGCCACCCCCCGGTGCCGGGGGCTGTCGAGGCGGCTCGAGGCGCGCCTGTTACGCCCACAGGGGCGCGGCAGGCACCCGGCAGGGGACCCGGGTCCCCAGCGTCGAGGGGCGGGACGGTCGACATCAACACGGCATCCCCGGAGGAGCTGGACGAGCTGCCCGGCATCGGACCTGCACTGGCGGAGCGGATCGTCCGTTTCCGAACAGAGCACGGGCCCTTTCGCTCCGTGGACGATCTCGTGGAGGTCCCCGGGATCGGGCCCAAGACGCTCGAACGCCTGGCCGGCCGGATCGTGGCCGGAAAGCCGTGA
- a CDS encoding ComEC/Rec2 family competence protein, with protein sequence MAGLLSKAGAVAWAFALGSAVAATADPGQAEVVAWACAAYGAALAGSAAARAWGRVRASMDVGGTKRPWRQARVWPPAPSAIPGRLVREKSGRSRGAWPGGTHPARWKAVGSALVAGLLVGTWQMDRWQQAVAPFEPGQVAWVQGTVVAVETAWYTPVLILGAGRWCDEGVPEGPGSCRWRPLPAAVRVRLPAGDSLARAIARGDAIGARGLVSVPDEAPFPGAFSPRQYWRARGVALELRVKDRRRWYARPRERHLPAATRIAVWAGERSDALQRRLTERFGASPAAAWMRAIALGQREALTGQQRESLQASGLAHLLSVSGVHVSLLAGPVLLFFRRAAGARRLPVRAGVAAVAIASGWAYALLTGLEAPAVRSTLMQSLAGAAWVIGGRLRLLDSLGYAAGLQLLMGGPWQAADQGFLMSYAATAGIGLWAQAGLDAPVRRLDGRLRAPLRAFQEMGVRLSRSAAVSVAAWASVAPLVALFIGRVSAVGAWTSIPAAPLSGALIWATLAGLVVPAPLVGPVERVASVAASGLEWLAWQGQALEGAWASHPGPWAWAVAAAAVWGALVGRLQRERGRSPTPVPAWAAGAACLAALAWPWGWSQGGAVVAAGRAGTHGWFMAARGGDGSVWTAVRVSRPEDLDAALKKLRPVVGRFGRGRADVLVSVAREGEEEPPEQPFPSAQAPAAQAASVRVRLKGAALYVAGVPESPESAPVGGIAVRGSRLDVAGDGQAPAPSRGAARNALRLALAGAAPLYLDLERGCVRWEGGTADRAAGEACALDGPFQAVGSESGWELER encoded by the coding sequence ATGGCCGGGCTGCTCTCCAAGGCGGGCGCCGTGGCCTGGGCTTTCGCTCTGGGAAGCGCCGTGGCGGCCACCGCCGACCCGGGGCAGGCCGAGGTGGTCGCATGGGCCTGCGCGGCGTACGGAGCGGCGCTGGCCGGATCGGCGGCAGCCCGGGCGTGGGGCCGTGTGAGGGCCTCCATGGACGTGGGCGGGACGAAGAGGCCCTGGAGACAGGCGAGGGTGTGGCCGCCGGCTCCGTCCGCGATCCCGGGCCGGCTGGTCCGGGAGAAGAGCGGCCGGAGCCGGGGGGCGTGGCCCGGCGGAACGCACCCCGCCCGCTGGAAGGCTGTCGGCAGTGCGCTGGTCGCGGGGCTGCTGGTGGGCACGTGGCAGATGGACAGGTGGCAGCAGGCGGTGGCGCCTTTCGAGCCCGGGCAGGTGGCGTGGGTGCAGGGGACCGTGGTCGCGGTAGAAACGGCATGGTACACGCCGGTCCTGATCCTGGGCGCCGGCCGCTGGTGCGACGAAGGCGTCCCAGAGGGGCCCGGCTCGTGTCGATGGCGTCCCCTGCCCGCAGCGGTGCGGGTGCGCTTGCCGGCCGGCGACAGCCTGGCCAGGGCGATCGCGAGGGGCGATGCGATCGGAGCCCGGGGACTGGTGAGCGTGCCGGACGAGGCCCCCTTTCCGGGGGCGTTCTCCCCCAGGCAATACTGGCGTGCCCGGGGGGTGGCGCTGGAGTTGCGGGTCAAGGACCGCCGGCGGTGGTACGCCCGGCCACGGGAGCGCCACCTTCCCGCCGCCACTCGGATCGCAGTCTGGGCCGGGGAGCGATCCGATGCGCTGCAGCGCCGGTTGACGGAGCGCTTCGGTGCGTCGCCGGCTGCAGCATGGATGCGGGCGATCGCCCTCGGGCAACGAGAAGCCCTCACCGGGCAACAGCGGGAGTCCCTGCAGGCTTCGGGCCTGGCCCACTTGCTCTCCGTGTCGGGGGTACACGTGAGCCTGCTGGCCGGCCCGGTCTTGCTCTTCTTCCGGCGGGCGGCGGGGGCGAGACGCCTCCCGGTCAGGGCCGGGGTGGCCGCGGTGGCGATCGCGAGTGGGTGGGCGTACGCCCTGCTGACAGGGCTGGAAGCGCCGGCTGTGCGGTCGACCTTGATGCAGAGCCTGGCCGGCGCCGCCTGGGTGATCGGGGGCAGGCTCCGGCTGCTCGATAGCCTGGGTTATGCGGCGGGCCTGCAGCTGCTGATGGGCGGGCCGTGGCAAGCCGCCGACCAGGGTTTTCTCATGTCGTACGCCGCGACGGCGGGCATCGGCCTGTGGGCCCAGGCCGGCCTCGACGCTCCGGTGCGGCGTCTTGACGGCCGTCTTCGCGCACCTCTGCGAGCCTTTCAGGAGATGGGGGTGCGCCTCTCGAGATCCGCGGCCGTCTCGGTGGCGGCCTGGGCCTCGGTAGCTCCCCTGGTGGCCCTCTTCATCGGCCGGGTCTCCGCCGTGGGTGCGTGGACCAGCATCCCGGCAGCGCCCCTGAGCGGAGCCCTCATCTGGGCCACCCTCGCCGGCCTGGTGGTGCCGGCCCCGCTCGTCGGCCCGGTCGAACGGGTAGCGTCCGTGGCTGCGTCGGGACTCGAGTGGCTAGCCTGGCAGGGCCAGGCGCTGGAGGGGGCGTGGGCTTCCCACCCGGGCCCGTGGGCCTGGGCGGTGGCCGCCGCAGCTGTCTGGGGAGCGCTCGTGGGGCGCCTGCAACGAGAGCGGGGCAGGTCGCCCACGCCGGTACCGGCGTGGGCCGCCGGTGCAGCGTGCTTGGCCGCGCTGGCATGGCCCTGGGGATGGTCTCAGGGCGGGGCGGTGGTGGCTGCCGGGCGAGCGGGGACGCACGGCTGGTTCATGGCGGCCCGCGGAGGGGATGGTTCCGTATGGACGGCGGTGCGGGTGTCGCGGCCGGAGGATCTCGACGCCGCACTGAAGAAGCTCCGGCCGGTCGTCGGGCGCTTCGGCCGGGGCAGGGCGGACGTCCTGGTGAGCGTGGCCCGCGAGGGCGAAGAAGAGCCCCCGGAACAGCCTTTCCCGTCCGCTCAGGCGCCCGCCGCGCAGGCCGCCTCGGTCCGGGTGCGGCTGAAGGGGGCCGCCTTGTACGTGGCAGGGGTGCCCGAGAGCCCGGAATCGGCCCCGGTGGGCGGCATCGCCGTGCGAGGTTCGCGGCTCGACGTCGCCGGGGATGGGCAGGCACCTGCGCCATCCCGTGGCGCCGCCCGAAATGCCCTGCGCCTGGCGCTCGCGGGCGCAGCGCCGCTTTACCTGG